Proteins from a genomic interval of Streptomyces sp. NBC_00820:
- a CDS encoding phosphorylase family protein, with translation MDTQPAPAPLLIACALGIEHLALRTGDRGGAGGPFTVVRTGMGPRAAERSVTQRLATPALADAAVLATGFCAGLAPGMHPGDLVVAEETRDPRGTVPCVSTDLLVKELARAVPGRTVHTGPLTGSDHVVRGPERSALLATGAIAVDMESAATLLSAVRAGERPVAAVRVVVDAPEHELVRIGTVRGGISAFRVLRAVLPAFFEWHRSLLLPRR, from the coding sequence ATGGACACCCAGCCCGCACCGGCCCCGCTGCTGATCGCCTGCGCGCTCGGCATCGAGCACCTCGCCCTGCGCACCGGCGACCGCGGTGGCGCCGGCGGGCCGTTCACCGTCGTCCGCACGGGCATGGGCCCGAGAGCGGCGGAACGCTCCGTCACCCAGCGCCTCGCCACCCCCGCGCTGGCCGACGCGGCGGTACTGGCCACCGGCTTCTGCGCCGGCCTCGCCCCCGGCATGCACCCCGGCGACCTGGTGGTCGCCGAGGAGACCCGCGACCCGCGCGGGACCGTCCCGTGCGTGAGCACCGACCTGCTGGTGAAGGAACTCGCGCGCGCCGTCCCCGGGCGCACGGTCCACACCGGCCCGCTCACCGGCTCCGACCACGTCGTCCGCGGTCCCGAGCGCTCCGCTCTGCTGGCGACCGGCGCGATCGCGGTCGACATGGAATCGGCGGCCACGCTTCTGAGCGCCGTCCGCGCGGGCGAGCGCCCGGTTGCGGCCGTACGGGTGGTCGTGGACGCTCCAGAACATGAACTCGTCCGGATCGGCACGGTGCGCGGTGGAATATCAGCCTTCCGCGTCCTTCGTGCCGTCCTTCCCGCATTTTTCGAATGGCACCGTTCCTTGCTGCTCCCCCGGAGGTGA
- the shc gene encoding squalene--hopene cyclase: MTATTDGSTGATLPPRAAAASETDISTPAAAGVPQAAERAARRATDFLLTLQDDQGWWKGDLETNVTMDAEDLLLRQFLGIRDEATTKAAALFIRGEQRADGAWATFYRGPGELSATIEAYVALRLAGDEPDEPHMAKASAWVREHGGIAAARVFTRIWLALFGWWKWDDLPELPPELIYFPSWMPLNIYDFGCWARQTIVPLTVVSAKRPVRPAPFPLEELHTDPADPNPAKPLAPAASWDGAFQRLDKAMHQWRRIAPRRLREAAMNSAARWIIERQENDGCWGGIQPPAVYSIIALHLLGYDLQHPVMREGLASLDRFAVWREDGARMIEACQSPVWDTCLAAIALVDAGLPTDHPQLVKAADWMLGEEIVRPGDWTVKRPQLPPGGWAFEFHNDNYPDIDDTAEVALALRRVRHHDPDRVDGAIGRAVRWNLGMQSRNGAWGAFDVDNTSPFPNRLPFCDFGEVIDPPSADVTAHVVEMLAAEGLAHDPRTRRGIDWLLAEQEPDGSWFGRWGVNYIYGTGSVVPALTAAGLPGSHPAIRRAVTWLERVQNDDGGWGEDLRSYKHVRQWSGRGASTASQTAWALMALLAAGEQDSKAVERGVQWLADTQREDGSWDEPYFTGTGFPWDFSINYHLYRQVFPLTALGRYLHGDPFDRGLLDSGARARTEAEGS, from the coding sequence ATGACAGCGACGACCGACGGAAGCACCGGGGCCACGTTGCCGCCCCGGGCAGCCGCGGCCAGCGAAACCGACATCAGCACCCCCGCGGCGGCCGGGGTACCCCAAGCCGCCGAACGCGCCGCGAGGCGGGCCACCGACTTCCTGCTCACCCTGCAGGACGACCAGGGCTGGTGGAAGGGCGACCTGGAGACGAACGTCACCATGGACGCCGAGGACCTGCTGCTGCGCCAGTTCCTCGGCATCCGCGACGAGGCGACGACGAAGGCAGCCGCCCTGTTCATCCGCGGCGAGCAGCGCGCGGACGGCGCCTGGGCCACCTTCTACCGCGGCCCCGGCGAACTGTCCGCCACCATCGAGGCGTACGTCGCCCTGCGGCTGGCCGGCGACGAGCCGGACGAGCCCCACATGGCGAAGGCCTCGGCGTGGGTCCGCGAGCACGGCGGTATCGCCGCCGCCCGGGTGTTCACCCGGATCTGGCTCGCCCTGTTCGGCTGGTGGAAGTGGGACGACCTGCCCGAACTCCCGCCGGAACTCATCTACTTCCCGTCCTGGATGCCGCTCAACATCTACGACTTCGGCTGCTGGGCGAGGCAGACCATCGTCCCGCTCACCGTCGTCTCGGCCAAGCGCCCGGTGCGCCCCGCGCCCTTCCCGCTGGAGGAGCTGCACACCGACCCGGCCGACCCCAACCCGGCCAAGCCGCTCGCCCCGGCGGCCAGTTGGGACGGTGCCTTCCAGCGCCTGGACAAGGCGATGCACCAGTGGCGCAGGATCGCCCCGCGCCGGTTGCGCGAGGCCGCGATGAACTCCGCCGCCCGCTGGATCATCGAGCGCCAGGAGAACGACGGCTGCTGGGGCGGCATCCAGCCCCCGGCCGTCTACTCGATCATCGCCCTGCACCTGCTCGGCTACGACCTCCAGCACCCCGTGATGCGCGAAGGCCTCGCGTCGCTGGACCGTTTCGCCGTGTGGCGCGAGGACGGCGCCCGGATGATCGAGGCCTGCCAGTCCCCGGTGTGGGACACCTGCCTCGCCGCCATCGCGCTCGTCGACGCGGGCCTGCCGACGGACCACCCGCAACTGGTCAAGGCTGCCGACTGGATGCTCGGCGAGGAGATCGTCCGGCCCGGCGACTGGACCGTGAAGCGGCCCCAACTGCCGCCCGGCGGATGGGCGTTCGAGTTCCACAACGACAACTACCCCGACATCGACGACACCGCCGAAGTCGCCCTCGCGCTGCGCCGGGTCCGCCACCACGACCCGGACCGGGTGGACGGGGCGATCGGGCGCGCGGTGCGCTGGAACCTCGGCATGCAGTCCAGGAACGGCGCGTGGGGCGCGTTCGACGTGGACAACACCAGCCCGTTCCCCAATCGGCTGCCGTTCTGCGACTTCGGCGAGGTCATCGACCCGCCGTCCGCGGACGTCACCGCGCACGTCGTGGAGATGCTCGCCGCCGAGGGCCTCGCCCACGACCCGCGCACCCGGCGCGGCATCGACTGGCTGCTCGCCGAACAGGAGCCGGACGGCTCGTGGTTCGGACGCTGGGGCGTCAACTACATCTACGGCACCGGCTCGGTGGTGCCCGCGCTGACCGCCGCCGGCCTGCCCGGCTCCCACCCGGCGATCCGGCGGGCGGTGACCTGGCTGGAGCGCGTGCAGAACGACGACGGCGGCTGGGGCGAGGACCTGCGCTCCTACAAGCACGTCAGGCAGTGGAGCGGCCGCGGCGCCTCCACCGCCTCACAGACCGCGTGGGCGCTGATGGCGCTCCTCGCGGCCGGGGAACAGGACTCCAAGGCCGTCGAACGCGGCGTCCAGTGGCTGGCCGACACCCAGCGCGAGGACGGCTCCTGGGACGAGCCCTACTTCACCGGCACCGGCTTCCCCTGGGACTTCTCCATCAACTACCACCTCTACCGGCAGGTGTTCCCGCTCACCGCGCTCGGCCGGTACCTGCACGGCGACCCCTTCGACCGCGGGCTCCTCGACTCCGGCGCGAGGGCCCGCACCGAGGCCGAGGGGAGCTGA
- a CDS encoding aspartate aminotransferase family protein has translation MTTEFDLGALLAERGAERYELHAKYLNPQLPRMLHTIGFDKTYERAEGAHFFDADGNDYLDMLAGFGVMGLGRHHPVVRKTLHDVLDLSLADLTRFDCPPLPGLLAERLLGHSPHLDRVFFGNSGTEAVETALKFARYATGRPRILYCDHAFHGLTTGSLSVNGEGGFRDGFAPLLPDTAVPLGDLDALARELKKGDVAALIVEPIQGKGVHEAPPGYLRAAQELLHKHKALLIADEVQTGLGRTGDFYAYQHEDGVEPDLVCVAKALSGGYVPVGATLGKDWIFKKVYSSMDRVLVHSASFGSNAQAMAAGLAVLSVMEDEQIVARARTTGELLKSRLTALVDKYELLADVRGRGLMIGIEFGKPGSLKLRSRWTMLQTARKGLFAQMVVVPLLQRHRILTQVSGDHLEVIKLIPPLILDEADVDRFLDAFTAVMDDAHSGGGLMWDFGKTLIKQAVANR, from the coding sequence ATGACCACGGAGTTCGACCTCGGCGCCCTCCTCGCCGAGCGCGGGGCGGAACGCTACGAGCTGCACGCGAAGTACCTCAACCCGCAGCTGCCGCGCATGCTGCACACCATCGGCTTCGACAAGACCTACGAGCGGGCCGAGGGCGCCCACTTCTTCGACGCGGACGGCAACGACTACCTGGACATGCTCGCCGGGTTCGGGGTGATGGGCCTGGGCCGCCACCACCCGGTCGTCCGCAAGACGCTGCACGACGTGCTGGACCTGAGCCTCGCCGACCTCACCCGCTTCGACTGCCCGCCGCTGCCCGGCCTGCTCGCCGAGCGGCTGCTCGGCCACAGCCCGCACCTGGACCGGGTGTTCTTCGGCAACAGCGGCACCGAGGCCGTCGAGACCGCCCTGAAGTTCGCCCGGTACGCCACCGGCAGGCCGCGGATCCTGTACTGCGACCACGCCTTCCACGGCCTGACCACCGGCTCCCTGTCGGTCAACGGCGAGGGCGGTTTCCGGGACGGCTTCGCCCCGCTGCTGCCCGACACCGCCGTACCCCTCGGCGATCTCGACGCCCTCGCGAGGGAGTTGAAGAAGGGTGACGTCGCCGCCCTGATCGTCGAACCGATCCAGGGCAAGGGCGTGCACGAGGCGCCGCCCGGCTACCTGCGTGCCGCCCAGGAACTGCTGCACAAGCACAAGGCGCTGCTCATCGCCGACGAGGTGCAGACCGGCCTCGGCCGCACCGGCGACTTCTACGCCTACCAGCACGAGGACGGTGTCGAACCGGACCTGGTGTGCGTGGCCAAGGCGCTCTCCGGCGGCTACGTCCCGGTCGGCGCGACCCTCGGCAAGGACTGGATCTTCAAGAAGGTCTACTCGTCCATGGACCGCGTCCTGGTCCACTCCGCGAGCTTCGGCTCCAACGCCCAGGCCATGGCCGCCGGTCTGGCCGTGCTGTCCGTCATGGAGGACGAGCAGATCGTCGCCAGGGCCCGTACCACCGGCGAACTGCTGAAGTCCCGGCTCACCGCGCTCGTCGACAAGTACGAGCTGCTGGCCGACGTCCGCGGCCGGGGCCTGATGATCGGCATCGAGTTCGGAAAGCCCGGCTCGCTGAAGCTGCGCAGCCGCTGGACCATGCTCCAGACCGCCCGCAAGGGCCTGTTCGCGCAGATGGTCGTCGTACCGCTGCTGCAACGGCACCGGATTCTCACCCAGGTCTCCGGCGACCACCTGGAGGTCATCAAGCTGATCCCGCCGCTGATCCTCGACGAGGCCGACGTGGACCGCTTCCTCGACGCCTTCACCGCCGTGATGGACGACGCGCACAGCGGCGGCGGCCTGATGTGGGACTTCGGCAAGACACTGATCAAGCAGGCGGTGGCCAACCGGTAG
- the hpnH gene encoding adenosyl-hopene transferase HpnH, with protein MAMPLRQSIKVATYLAEQKLRRRDKFPLIVELEPLFACNLKCEGCGKIQHPAGVLKQRMPVAQAVGAVLESGAPMVSIAGGEPLMHPHIDEIVRQLVARKKYVFLCTNAMLLRKKMEKFTPSPYFAFAVHIDGLRERHDESVAKEGVFDEAVEAIKEAKRRGFRVTTNSTFFNTDTPQTIVEVLNFLNDELEVDEMMISPAYAYEKAPDQEHFLGVEQTRELFKKAFSGGNRRRWRLNHSPLFLDFLEGKVDFPCTAWAIPNYSLFGWQRPCYLMNDGYVPTYRELIEKTDWDKYGRGKDPRCANCMAHCGYEPTAVLATMGSLKESLRAMRETVSGNRE; from the coding sequence ATGGCCATGCCGTTGCGTCAGTCCATCAAGGTCGCTACATACCTGGCTGAACAGAAGTTGCGCAGGCGGGACAAGTTCCCGCTCATCGTGGAGCTGGAACCGCTGTTCGCCTGCAACCTCAAGTGCGAGGGCTGCGGCAAGATCCAGCACCCGGCCGGTGTGCTCAAGCAGCGCATGCCGGTGGCCCAGGCGGTGGGCGCCGTGCTGGAGTCCGGTGCGCCGATGGTGTCCATCGCCGGTGGCGAACCGTTGATGCACCCGCACATCGACGAGATCGTGCGCCAGCTGGTGGCGAGGAAGAAGTACGTCTTCCTGTGCACCAACGCCATGCTGCTGCGCAAGAAGATGGAGAAGTTCACGCCCTCGCCGTACTTCGCCTTCGCGGTGCACATCGACGGCCTGCGCGAGCGCCACGACGAGTCCGTGGCGAAGGAGGGCGTGTTCGACGAGGCGGTGGAGGCCATCAAGGAGGCCAAGCGGCGCGGCTTCCGGGTGACCACCAACTCCACCTTCTTCAACACCGACACCCCGCAGACGATCGTCGAGGTGCTCAACTTCCTCAACGACGAGCTGGAGGTGGACGAGATGATGATCTCGCCCGCCTACGCCTACGAGAAGGCTCCCGACCAGGAGCACTTCCTCGGCGTCGAGCAGACCCGCGAGCTGTTCAAGAAGGCGTTCTCCGGCGGCAACCGCCGACGCTGGCGGCTCAACCACTCCCCGCTCTTCCTGGACTTCCTGGAGGGCAAGGTCGACTTCCCGTGCACGGCCTGGGCGATCCCGAACTACTCGCTCTTCGGCTGGCAGCGCCCCTGCTACCTGATGAACGACGGGTACGTGCCGACGTACCGCGAACTCATCGAGAAGACCGACTGGGACAAGTACGGCCGCGGCAAGGACCCGCGCTGCGCCAACTGCATGGCGCACTGCGGCTACGAGCCCACCGCCGTCCTCGCCACCATGGGCTCCCTGAAGGAGTCGCTGCGGGCCATGCGCGAGACCGTCTCCGGAAACCGGGAGTAA
- a CDS encoding tyrosine-protein phosphatase, which produces MTQQVPSTEPELTGVRNFRDVGGLPTVDGRTVRHGVLFRSGHLAHATDEDAAFLSSLGLHTVFDFRNAADQRLEGPDVELPGVRNVNLPLSDPADGAEFWKLVRDGDLGQLRGILANGKGADRMVVSYRRTVKERTAEHSQVLHALAEDSVPALMHCAAGKDRAGISIAVTLLALGVEREAITADYLESNAKHRRYKVRRNGAPADAYTPEVMELLSPLFDARTEYLAAAFASIEETWGGTDAYLESGLGFSAAHRERLRDRFLD; this is translated from the coding sequence GTGACGCAGCAGGTCCCGTCGACCGAGCCCGAGCTGACCGGAGTCCGCAATTTCCGTGACGTGGGCGGACTGCCGACCGTCGACGGGCGCACGGTGCGGCACGGAGTGCTGTTCCGCAGCGGCCACCTCGCGCACGCGACCGACGAGGACGCGGCCTTCCTCTCCTCCCTGGGCCTGCACACGGTCTTCGACTTCCGCAACGCCGCCGACCAGCGGCTGGAGGGCCCGGACGTCGAGCTGCCCGGTGTGCGGAACGTGAACCTGCCGCTGAGCGACCCGGCGGACGGTGCCGAGTTCTGGAAGCTGGTCCGCGACGGCGACCTCGGCCAGTTGCGCGGGATTCTCGCGAACGGCAAGGGGGCGGACCGGATGGTCGTCTCCTACCGGAGGACCGTCAAGGAGCGCACGGCCGAGCACTCCCAGGTGCTGCACGCCCTCGCCGAGGACAGCGTGCCCGCGCTGATGCACTGCGCGGCGGGCAAGGACCGCGCGGGCATCTCCATAGCCGTGACGCTCCTCGCGCTCGGCGTGGAGCGCGAGGCGATCACCGCCGACTACCTGGAGTCCAACGCCAAGCACCGCCGCTACAAGGTCCGTCGCAACGGCGCTCCGGCGGACGCGTACACGCCCGAGGTGATGGAGCTGCTCAGCCCGCTGTTCGACGCGCGCACGGAGTACCTGGCGGCGGCCTTCGCGAGCATCGAGGAGACCTGGGGCGGGACCGACGCCTACCTGGAGAGCGGCCTGGGCTTCTCGGCCGCGCACCGGGAGCGGCTGCGGGACCGGTTCCTGGACTGA
- a CDS encoding DUF6126 family protein: MSDFEEKFPRSLWIRLIIYIALGHVLAAFLYLLFALGAKG, from the coding sequence ATGAGCGACTTCGAGGAGAAGTTCCCCCGTTCCCTCTGGATCCGCCTGATCATCTACATCGCCCTCGGGCACGTCCTGGCCGCGTTCCTCTATCTGCTGTTCGCGCTGGGCGCGAAGGGCTGA
- a CDS encoding helix-turn-helix domain-containing protein, whose protein sequence is MNASEAEPPAGPGGAGGGELPAVAPQLRALRRRAGLTLEAAARSAGLSPAHLSRLETGQRQPSLPMLLALARIYGTTVSELLGEAAAERDAIVRAADMEPTRAGGWTYLQAGAPGRGMQALRVQVPYGAQGDMVRVHPGEEWLYVLKGRLRLRLGDTAHLLAPGDSAHFDSLTPHRLAAEDHDGVELLFVHTLLQSPTATLCLGPLTGELP, encoded by the coding sequence ATGAACGCCTCAGAAGCCGAACCGCCGGCGGGCCCGGGCGGTGCGGGCGGCGGCGAGCTGCCCGCCGTGGCGCCCCAGCTGCGGGCCCTGCGCCGACGCGCGGGCCTCACCCTGGAGGCCGCGGCCCGCTCGGCCGGGCTCTCCCCGGCCCACCTGTCCCGGCTGGAGACCGGGCAGCGTCAGCCCTCGCTGCCGATGCTGCTCGCGCTCGCCCGTATCTACGGTACGACCGTCTCGGAACTGCTCGGCGAGGCGGCCGCCGAGCGGGACGCCATCGTGCGCGCCGCCGACATGGAGCCGACCCGCGCGGGCGGCTGGACGTACCTCCAGGCGGGGGCGCCCGGACGCGGCATGCAGGCGCTGCGCGTCCAGGTGCCGTACGGCGCCCAGGGCGACATGGTGCGCGTGCACCCCGGCGAGGAGTGGCTGTACGTCCTGAAGGGACGGCTCAGGCTGCGCCTCGGCGACACCGCACACCTGCTCGCGCCCGGTGACAGCGCGCACTTCGACTCCCTCACCCCGCACCGCCTCGCCGCCGAGGACCACGACGGCGTGGAGCTGCTGTTCGTCCACACCCTGCTGCAGAGTCCCACGGCCACGCTGTGCCTGGGCCCGCTGACCGGAGAGCTGCCATGA
- the dxs gene encoding 1-deoxy-D-xylulose-5-phosphate synthase: MTILETVRGPRDLKALSEAELGELSAEVREFLVTAVARTGGHLGPNLGVVELTVALHRVFESPVDRILWDTGHQSYVHKLLTGRQDFSKLRGKGGLSGYPSREESEHDVIENSHASTALGWADGLAKARQVLGERGHVVAVIGDGALTGGMAWEALNNIAAAKDRPLIIVVNDNERSYAPTIGGLANHLATLRTTDGYEKVLAWGKDVLLRTPVLGNPLYEALHGAKKGFKDAFAPQGMFEDLGLKYVGPIDGHDIGALESALRRAKRFHGPVLVHCLTEKGRGYEPALAHEEDHFHTVGVMDPLTCAPLAPAGGPSWTSVFGDEIVRIGEERDDVVAITAAMLHPVGLGRFAERFPDRVWDVGIAEQHAAVSAAGLATGGLHPVFAVYATFLNRAFDQLLMDVALHRCGVTFVLDRAGVTGVDGASHNGMWDMSVLQVVPGLRIAAPRDAGQLRAQLREAVAVDDAPTLIRFPKESAGPEIPALDRVGGMDVLHRGERPDVLLVAVGVMASVCLQAADLLAARGIDCTVVDPRWVKPVDPALPGLAAGHRLVAVVEDNSRAAGVGSAVALALGDADVDVPVRRFGIPEQFLAHAKRGEVLADIGLTPVEIAGRIGASLAVMDTRGTADADGTAKERQ, from the coding sequence GTGACGATTCTGGAGACTGTCCGGGGACCACGTGACCTGAAGGCGCTGTCCGAGGCGGAACTCGGCGAACTGTCCGCCGAGGTGAGGGAGTTCCTGGTGACCGCGGTGGCGAGAACCGGCGGCCACCTAGGGCCCAACCTGGGCGTGGTGGAGCTCACCGTCGCGCTCCACCGGGTCTTCGAGTCACCGGTCGACCGCATCCTGTGGGACACCGGCCATCAAAGCTACGTCCACAAGCTGCTGACGGGGCGTCAGGACTTCTCCAAGCTGCGCGGCAAGGGCGGCCTGTCCGGCTATCCCTCGCGCGAGGAGTCCGAGCACGACGTCATCGAGAACTCCCACGCCTCCACCGCCCTCGGCTGGGCCGACGGACTCGCCAAGGCCCGCCAGGTGCTGGGGGAGCGGGGCCATGTGGTCGCGGTCATCGGCGACGGCGCGCTGACCGGCGGTATGGCCTGGGAGGCGCTGAACAACATCGCGGCCGCCAAGGACCGGCCGCTCATCATCGTCGTCAACGACAACGAACGGTCCTACGCCCCCACCATCGGCGGTCTCGCCAACCACCTCGCCACCCTGCGCACCACCGACGGCTACGAGAAGGTCCTCGCCTGGGGTAAGGACGTCCTGCTGCGCACCCCGGTCCTCGGCAACCCGCTGTACGAGGCCCTGCACGGCGCGAAGAAGGGCTTCAAGGACGCCTTCGCCCCGCAGGGCATGTTCGAGGACCTGGGCCTGAAGTACGTCGGCCCGATCGACGGCCACGACATCGGCGCCCTGGAGTCGGCGCTGCGCCGCGCCAAGCGCTTCCACGGCCCGGTCCTGGTCCACTGCCTCACCGAGAAGGGCCGCGGCTACGAGCCCGCCCTCGCCCACGAGGAGGACCACTTCCACACCGTCGGCGTGATGGACCCGCTGACCTGCGCGCCGCTCGCACCGGCCGGCGGCCCCTCGTGGACCTCGGTGTTCGGCGACGAGATCGTGCGGATCGGCGAGGAGCGCGACGACGTCGTGGCGATCACGGCGGCCATGCTGCACCCGGTCGGACTCGGCAGGTTCGCCGAGCGCTTCCCCGACCGCGTGTGGGACGTGGGCATCGCCGAGCAGCACGCGGCCGTCAGCGCGGCCGGGCTCGCCACCGGCGGACTGCACCCGGTCTTCGCCGTCTACGCCACCTTCCTCAACCGCGCCTTCGACCAGCTGCTGATGGACGTGGCCCTGCACCGCTGCGGGGTGACCTTCGTCCTGGACCGGGCCGGCGTCACCGGAGTGGACGGCGCCTCCCACAACGGCATGTGGGACATGTCCGTCCTCCAGGTCGTCCCCGGCCTCCGTATCGCCGCCCCGCGCGACGCCGGCCAGCTCCGCGCCCAACTGCGCGAGGCGGTCGCCGTGGACGACGCGCCCACCCTGATCCGCTTCCCGAAGGAGTCGGCCGGCCCCGAGATCCCGGCGCTCGACCGTGTCGGCGGCATGGACGTCCTGCACCGCGGCGAGCGCCCCGACGTCCTGCTCGTCGCCGTCGGCGTGATGGCTTCGGTGTGCCTCCAGGCCGCCGACCTGCTGGCCGCCCGCGGCATCGACTGCACGGTGGTGGACCCCCGTTGGGTCAAACCCGTCGACCCCGCCCTGCCGGGGCTGGCCGCCGGACACCGCCTGGTCGCCGTGGTCGAGGACAACAGCCGTGCGGCCGGCGTCGGTTCGGCCGTCGCGCTGGCCCTAGGCGACGCCGACGTGGACGTACCGGTACGGCGGTTCGGCATCCCGGAACAGTTCCTCGCGCACGCCAAGCGCGGCGAGGTGCTGGCCGACATCGGTCTCACACCCGTCGAGATCGCCGGCCGGATCGGCGCGAGCCTGGCCGTCATGGACACCAGGGGCACGGCCGACGCCGACGGCACAGCCAAGGAGAGGCAATGA
- the ispG gene encoding flavodoxin-dependent (E)-4-hydroxy-3-methylbut-2-enyl-diphosphate synthase produces the protein MAAVPLGVPEVPARPVAPRRESRRIQVGPVAVGGGAPVSVQSMTTTRTSDIGATLQQIAELTASGCQIVRVACPTQDDADALATIARKSQIPVIADIHFQPKYVFAAIEAGCAAVRVNPGNIKQFDDKVKEIARAANDHGTPIRIGVNAGSLDRRLLQKYGKATPEALVESALWEASLFEEHDFRDIKISVKHNDPVIMIEAYRQLAAQSDYPLHLGVTEAGPAFQGTVKSAVAFGALLSRGIGDTIRVSLSAPPVEEVKVGLQILESLGLRQRGLEIVSCPSCGRAQVDVYKLADEVTAGLDGLEVPLRVAVMGCVVNGPGEAREADLGVASGNGKGQIFVKGEVVKTVPESKIVETLIEEAMKLAEQVEQADEVG, from the coding sequence ATGGCCGCCGTTCCCTTGGGCGTTCCCGAGGTACCGGCCCGGCCGGTCGCACCGCGGCGCGAGTCGCGGCGGATCCAGGTCGGGCCGGTGGCGGTCGGGGGTGGAGCCCCGGTGTCGGTGCAGTCGATGACGACGACCCGTACGTCGGACATCGGTGCCACCCTGCAGCAGATCGCCGAGCTGACCGCGTCCGGCTGCCAGATCGTCCGCGTGGCCTGCCCGACGCAGGACGACGCGGACGCGCTCGCGACCATCGCGCGCAAGTCGCAGATCCCGGTGATCGCGGACATCCACTTCCAGCCCAAGTACGTCTTCGCGGCCATCGAGGCCGGCTGTGCGGCGGTCCGGGTGAACCCGGGCAACATCAAGCAGTTCGACGACAAGGTCAAGGAGATCGCGCGGGCCGCCAATGACCACGGCACCCCGATCCGCATCGGCGTCAACGCCGGCTCCCTGGACCGGCGCCTGCTCCAGAAGTACGGCAAGGCCACCCCGGAGGCGCTGGTCGAGTCGGCCCTGTGGGAGGCGTCCCTCTTCGAGGAGCACGACTTCCGCGACATCAAGATCTCCGTCAAGCACAACGACCCGGTCATCATGATCGAGGCCTACCGGCAGCTCGCCGCCCAGAGCGACTACCCGCTCCACCTCGGCGTCACCGAGGCCGGTCCCGCCTTCCAGGGGACCGTCAAGTCGGCCGTCGCCTTCGGGGCGTTGCTGTCGAGGGGGATCGGCGACACCATCCGCGTCTCCCTGTCGGCGCCGCCCGTCGAGGAGGTCAAGGTCGGCCTCCAGATCCTGGAGTCCCTGGGGCTGCGGCAGCGCGGCCTGGAGATCGTCTCCTGTCCGTCCTGCGGGCGGGCCCAGGTCGACGTGTACAAGCTCGCCGACGAGGTCACGGCCGGCCTGGACGGCCTGGAAGTGCCGTTGCGGGTCGCGGTGATGGGCTGCGTGGTCAACGGGCCCGGCGAGGCCCGCGAGGCCGACCTCGGTGTGGCCTCCGGCAACGGCAAGGGCCAGATCTTCGTCAAGGGCGAGGTCGTCAAGACCGTCCCCGAGTCGAAGATCGTGGAGACCCTCATCGAGGAGGCCATGAAGCTCGCCGAGCAGGTGGAGCAAGCAGACGAAGTGGGTTGA